CATAATTCCTCTATTTTATTCCCATATACCTCAGTTTAAGACAAAAATAAAAACATGGGTTTCAGAGACTTTATAACTTCCCCAAGCACTCGAACTGTTCGAAGATTCCCCAACCCTCGACAGTTCCAACTTAAAAGATTCATAATGGATGGCTAGCTTGCTGTGCAAGCTTAGCCAAATCAAGTTGAGATGATCCTAAACAATCCATATCAGAAAGAACAACTTtattatgtatgttacctttgttAAGCATATTTGAGCCCACCAAGACATCGTTTGTATCCAGAACTACTTCAGGCCCACCCCTCCTCCTTTTCCTAACTTCCAATTCCAGCCCACCTATCTCCTCGTCACCCGGCCCAATATCATTTACCCTTAattgtttttgattttttaaaacaATCCCGCCTTTACCTCCCATATGAATATCCATACAATTCAAACTACCTCCTATCCTCCGAAAATCATGCACTACAGCTTCAACTTTACCCTTGTTTCCGAAATTTCCTCCCGTGAATATTGGTTCGTTACTGTTTCCCCCATTTTCGCCTCCCAGTCAGCATCGTTCTCGTTCCTCATCCACTTACTCCGATTTTGACTTGCCACCCTTCTTGGCGGTGCCCTCAACCATCCACCCCATTCTTTCTGAACATTTTCCCCCCTATTATCAATATTCCGTCGACAAAACCTCTCTGTATGTGACATTAATCCACAAGCAAAGCAAAAGTCCCCAAGTCGCTCATATTTGCAGTCTATAGTGAATTCAGTACCATTCTTTCTTATAATCCTCTTCTTCCTTTTCAGTGGTCTACGAACATCTATTTTGATTTTAATTCTCATATATTCGACCAAAATACTTGAATTATTCTTCACATCATACGCCACGAATTCTCCAAAGAAATCTCCCAATTGTTTCCCAACTGCCTCAGACATAAAACCTTTCGGAAGATCATGAACTTGAATCCACATCTCCATAAACCATAATGGAACATTAAGTGGCTCATCTACCGTTGGAATCTTACTAATAACAAGCATTGCGTTGTCAAATGACCAAGGTCCCCCATTATACACCCAAAGTAAATCTTCTCGACGATAAAACTGGAATAGAAAAATAACAGGATCTATCTCCTTGATGTTGATTCCCATTGTCGGCTTCCACACATCCGCTAATTTAGTTTTCATCGCCCTTGTATTAATGTTCTTCTCGGTTAGAAATCTCCCCACTAAACATAGATCATATTGATTCATCTGTTCTTCCACCCCATCATCAAAAgtaaaatcctcattttcttccTCATCAATATTCAAATATGTTAGATGCTCCTCCAAATTCTGATATCGTGCCATAGAAAACTCTCACAGACTGGTTTACAGTTTGAAGAGAAAAAAACAACCTCTCACAAGAAAGGAGAGAAAAAAGACCTTAACTTCTGCTAATCTTATGATACATGACACttatcaaattttatataaaatctGTTATCTTTATAACCTGCAGCATCAAGTTTTTGGGAAAACATTTTATTCGAAATTACTGCTTTGCCCAtgtattttaataaatataaaaaatagtTGTTGCTGATAGGAATCGAACTTATGCCAACTATTTGTAAATTAAACACATCAACCACTTGAGCTAGAGACACTTTTGGTTAAACTTTTATAAAAATTATGTATTGAGTTGGGACTTATTTATTTACATGAGGTGTCTTGCcttataataaattttatatttattttaatatttatataaaacattgttgtgcatatattgtgtacttgatgatttcataaacaaaacatctaagtagattttacttagtgaaataatgtagcactcgacggataagaattatagtctcgacggataaatcattatagtcccgacggatgttgacttattatccatcgagtgagtagcttatgtaataatgagtctgtagcacagttctgtatacatctttgtatagattttgtagtagcctataagtcatgttgactttaactagatatgcagaataggttgattaattgtatataaatgatgtcttgtaattctgcataagtgaaatgaagtcaattgccaaaatagctaccgatggatgattaacaaagccatcgatggatgatcaaatgactatcgacggatgtttaatatagcagtcaacggatgatcaatgaagccatcaacggatgttcagaaaatcgacggatgatcatatatccaacggatattcataaagtccaacggatgatcatataaagaattcaaacagcagttgaacagtgaaagctgagcacagccgtcgagatgtatacaaatctattgtggaagcccattaactgggtaatagaggacgaaaagtagcaaagcttaagactgatagtttttatatttattcagtctttttgactttgtaatcttggtaatatataaaccaagaacatagcaaatagaaacaagagagctgagatacaaaaaacagagaaatctttgtaagcagaatctttagcatttccctgtattctcagtagttcaatttgtaagcagctgtgagcattcttgcacacagagtcctctcgatatataatatatatctttggtggaattgtttaaatccaccagaaagtttttaaagactcttttttttaattacttatgttttgattcaattaagtttctattcctcattgtgctaatcaaaacacttatatctatattcgagttgaacatttttatttcgagaaaaaaggttcaagaattccattcaaccccccttctgtaattcttgctatattgttaagggactaacaattggtatcagagcaagctcttaatctacaaagagtttaaagatcaaaataattcagcaagatatacaagaaagacgttggagtcaagattccttttctagataaagataattaccatcattggaaggtaaagatgcatcttcatatgctttctcaagacgAGGCCtgtgtggactgcatagaaagaggccctcatgttccaatgagagctgcaacaggaaacgagctatcagttcccaagccaaggcacgaatggtctgatcctgatattgaacaagtcaggaaggataaaaaggccatgaacattctgttcaatggagttgatgcagacatgtttgacaacattatcaactgcaaaactgccaaggaagtctgggatactatacagataatctgtgatggcactgagcaagttagagaaaacaagatgcagctcttacttcagcaatatgagcattttcacaatgaggaaagtgaatcactcactgatatttttagtagatttcaaaaactactaaatgctcttaagttgcatggaagagtctatcagaataaagactctaatctgaaattccttagatctcttccaaatgaatggaaaccaatgacagtctcattaagaaactcacaagattataaagagtttactttggagagactgtatggcatcctgaagacctatgagcttgagatagagcaggatgaaaggatggagagaggaaagaagaaaggaggatccattgcactagttgctgatttggaaaaggagaaggaagtgaagatggaagctgttgagtcaacttctatggtctgtgagaacaagggcaaggggcttgcagtagaaagtgaagattcattgagccaagatgacatggagtacattgatgagcacctagcatttctttccaggagatttgccaagctcaatttcaagaagaactttggagcagccaagccaaatagaaacatggtggataagtcaaaattcaaatgtttcaaatgtggcttggcagggcattttgcaaatgagtgtagaaagtcagattccagtaagaaaaggtttgagtctgtggattataagcaaaaatactttaatctactcaaacaaaaggaaagggcttttattacacaagagaatgactgggcagcagatggtttgggtgaagatgaagatgccagctatgtcaatctagccctaatggccaagtctgatgaaacagagacaagttcctcaagcaatcaggtaattactacaaactttgcacatttatctaaagctgagtgtaatgatgccataaatgacatatctacagaattatatcatttgcgtgttacacttaagtctcttactaaagaaaatgctataatcaaagaaaataatatgtttttaagtgagaggaataatgtgcttgagtctcagtttattgattttgagaaattaagaattgagtgtaagattgctaaggaggaattaatcgagtccttaaaaaaggaagagattttaaagaagcagctcgagcgtgaacaagaggtgattaaagcatggaaaacattcggggatgtccatgctcaaatcaccaaagttcaaggaattgagtctttttgtgatgaagcctggaaaaagagcaaagagaaactagaacctaatttcgtagatggtttgctaacagatgtagactcgacggatgatgaggactatctgTCAGATAACAAAGAGTGTTATacgtcgaaagatgaaaatcctcatccgtctgctgtgagcaaacccattagcaaagccaaactaatcaagctgaatgagaagtatgggtctgtttccaagaactttgtttcaggagagtcaagtcaagttaagaaagggaaaaaggctaatattggtcacatgactgtcaaacagttaagtgacaaacttgagaaaattgaggtaaaaatagagactaaaaggataaataataggaatggtaaagtagggattaacaaacacaataactacacacctgataaatatgctcctagaaaaatctatgtcaagtgtggtagtgtaaatcatttgtctgttaattgcaaatctgccatgcctactcccatgtttgttcagtctcaatttcctaataTGAATATCATGCCTCCCATGTCTGTTAATGCTATGCcaacacagaacatgaatgcacaggttgctaatatgccatttgcacataatccatattatgctgcatacaatatacctcaaatgtcatttagcatgccttactggaataacatgtttacaccaagcatgtcatttcctgttagccataatatgcatgataattgtaacacccccaaatccggggtcaggattgggtgtcactatacaactttaaataataataaaaacctgtatattaaaataatatacagataacccctcatttttaagatcgcttacaggttatagtatgaaacaagaatctaaccttctaaaatttacgttgtctaaatacaatttcattacctcactactaatttccttgtattgatcgctccaacatctccaaatttcttcagctggaatcttaccacttttgctgtctattaaaaactattcactttgccctcatttgatactgaaagaaataagagtttacaaagcaagagtgagccaaaaatgcccagcaagtatcataaatggtttccaggcTTCAGATCAGAAAACCCCTAgaaacgattgttgaatgattttaaaaatgtcttttcatatttaaatagttgagcgaataaaacatcggccctcattcGCCTTTattcataaatcacatttttctgtaaaagaacagtgaacgttTTTATGTTTCATCCCTTgaaatcaaatctttgtttgattctgaattatgaactattcaagaaggaatgtcattaatggcgatcaataataaattagactggacacaagaaaccaacatatgcactataacctgctgatcagtcaggatataatgcagatctatacccaactgcatagactcaaccaacatatggggcacccaggcaactatggcctaataatcaagggttcGGGTTATACCCGTCCCgtatcataaccatccagtccttagagtattttgatgtcaaatcactttgatttcaaaacatctctattcagggttcgcaaataagTCGGAACAATAGGTATTTGCTTAAGAGATCAATTAATAATAAAGGGATGATAATgaagggtacttgcataattaagagtaattgcagcgaaatataaaacagttaactattctgaacttagaataggaataaagtaattgcagtattttacgagaaaagtaaggaatacttgcctcaattgataatcccCTGATCTTTAACTAactgccatatcactcagtcctgtcgcATCTGCACTACCTTTGACAGGCTACTTGATCTTTCTTATAATTTACTTTCTTAGATTTGTCTTTcttctgaatccactcgtttcattactacacgcaATTAGGATTTACTTCTacaatctctatctggctttgaacgtctcgcactacgtgcatctatcacaaataatattatttaatgaGCTGACAacatataattgtctagtctatacatttattcctatcgtctacccgcccgataataatagataagGATCACATCACAAtcagataacgtttaaaagacatgctgactcattattcccataatacgtacacatagggaaggtaatcatattatccacataacacataatcatgtaattcatatagcacataagttgaattgtcaaagataggtctcgatatgtttagaattgaaatcgggtcgaaaagagtattttattgatcaataaccgactcaggatgattcataaaacaaacacccttttgatacaaaagaatcaaggtctcgaaaatatttttaatagaagctgaatatttttccgagtctagacgcgttcgtttcgtattaaacgaacgaacggttgatttattatgaatttttgaacatttttcggtattaaaa
The sequence above is drawn from the Apium graveolens cultivar Ventura chromosome 2, ASM990537v1, whole genome shotgun sequence genome and encodes:
- the LOC141685625 gene encoding uncharacterized protein LOC141685625, producing the protein MARYQNLEEHLTYLNIDEEENEDFTFDDGVEEQMNQYDLCLVGRFLTEKNINTRAMKTKLADVWKPTMGINIKEIDPVIFLFQFYRREDLLWVYNGGPWSFDNAMLVISKIPTVDEPLNVPLWFMEMWIQVHDLPKGFMSEAVGKQLGDFFGEFVAYDVKNNSSILVEYMRIKIKIDVRRPLKRKKRIIRKNGTEFTIDCKYERLGDFCFACGLMSHTERFCRRNIDNRGENVQKEWGGWLRAPPRRVASQNRSKWMRNENDADWEAKMGETVTNQYSREEISETRVKLKL